One window of the Osmerus mordax isolate fOsmMor3 chromosome 2, fOsmMor3.pri, whole genome shotgun sequence genome contains the following:
- the LOC136932807 gene encoding ly6/PLAUR domain-containing protein 1-like, with protein MWLFTLTTLFWFIFKSGMALQIQCYQCEEVTQNECSTPEFIVNCTVNVQNMCQMEVLVKEDGVYYRKSCAASAACLLASSGYQQFCTGKLNSVCISCCSEHLCNKPRQKKHPAYSHASPLSTPPLLSLLLLLPSAVMLC; from the exons ATGTGGCTGTTCACTTTAACAACTTTGTTCTGGTTTATATTCAAGTCAG GCATGGCTCTGCAGATCCAGTGTTACCAGTGCGAGGAGGTGACCCAGAACGAGTGCTCCACGCCAGAGTTCATCGTGAACTGCACAGTCAACGTGCAGAACATGTGCCAGATGGAGGTTCTAGTCAAGGAGGATG GGGTGTACTACCGCAAGTCGTGCGCGGCCTCCGCCGCCTGTCTCCTAGCCTCCTCCGGCTACCAGCAGTTCTGCACCGGGAAGCTCAACTCAGTGTGCATCAGCTGCTGCAGCGAGCACCTGTGTAACAAGCCCCGGCAGAAGAAACACCCGGCCTATTCTCACGCCTCGCCCCTGAGCACGCCACCCCTGCtcagcctcctgctcctcctgccttcAGCGGTCATGCTCTGCTGA